One stretch of Punica granatum isolate Tunisia-2019 chromosome 5, ASM765513v2, whole genome shotgun sequence DNA includes these proteins:
- the LOC116208907 gene encoding uncharacterized protein LOC116208907, whose amino-acid sequence MQTQRCLTEAAERAAAKPSRSDEVVDAEQQLRMADQVRAQFDSIAPKRPAKPSRSESDSEQVTSDVGGGDIPELDKLRSLQSQSQIAISKVGEGAPVIADEFVETQYYTELCSIDRQHHTTGNGFINVERGGDEARYGIQLERGHDGGGVYRRPELRSNPAMNDWVPIPEEDHHQVYVSSKPNRSEGSN is encoded by the exons ATGCAGACCCAACGTTGCCTGACCGAGGCGGCCGAGCGCGCGGCGGCGAAGCCGAGCCGGAGCGACGAGGTGGTGGACGCCGAGCAGCAGCTCCGGATGGCCGATCAGGTCAGGGCGCAGTTCGACTCCATCGCCCCCAAGCGCCCTGCCAAGCCGAGCCGTAGCGAATCGGACTCGGAGCAGGTCACCTCCGACGTGGGCGGCGGGGACATTCCGGAGCTCGACAAGCTCCGATCTCTCCAGTCTCAATCTCAg ATCGCAATCTCTAAAGTGGGAGAGGGGGCTCCGGTGATCGCGGACGAGTTCGTGGAGACACAGTACTACACGGAGCTCTGCTCGATCGACAGGCAGCATCACACG ACGGGAAATGGATTCATAAATGTGGAGAGAGGAGGAGACGAGGCCAGGTATGGTATCCAGTTGGAAAGAGGCCATGACGGGGGTGGAGTGTATCGCCGACCGGAATTAAGAAGCAACCCTGCAATGAATGACTGGGTCCCGATCCCCGAAGAAGATCATCATCAG GTTTATGTCTCCTCGAAGCCGAATCGGAGTGAG
- the LOC116208591 gene encoding probable receptor-like protein kinase At2g23200, with product MTRSMEDLYIRHHTTSTFLLSLSSSFFLLLLLLLPSLPSIYSETAYTLPTAYFINCGSTHSVNVSARLFVGDSEASPSSFMYQDSSHDASNSSSSVDLYRTARIFKAPSSSYRFKVNSPGSPHFLRLHFYSFVSAGGRLDLSGAIFNVSVQGLTLLPNFSNPAGSANSSTATATVREFLLTVNGDVFAVYFTPIGSSSFAFVNALEFFPVPEGLVPVSIPTSSVGSNGDFMEHRREVLATRYRLNVGGPAVEPGSDTLWRQWGNDSGFLQNPEASQTKTYPDDLDYQYDLTGVDIYTAPRIVYQTVRYLNATDGVYSNVTWRFRVSPNSSHVVRFHFCDILGIGDNTVWFKLSVNDNFTMGIQDKDDYVRLKVPFNQSSVVKSGVDGLIKVSIRNNSGSSQSSSLPLAYLNGLEMMEMIGYWDGKSTATMPKKSHTRLILGVAFGSFGLLLVLVLVGVLALKGRRQKPTDTVSVWSPLPAFAGFGSSHGNKSSDPSISSNSPVLNLHLGLKISLSEILFATNNFDSKLMIGRGGFGNVYRATLRNGTQVAVKRSEPGSSQGLMEFQREIIVLSKIRHRHLVSLIGYCAEKSEMILVYEFMEKGTLREHLYNTDLPVQKNKDLPVLPWKQRLEICIGAAQGLQYLHEGAANGIIHRDVKSTNILLDGNYVAKVADFGLSKLSSSLLDQSQMSTGLKGTFGYLDPEYLKTQQMTEKSDVYAFGVVLLEVLCARPPIDNMLPREQMNLAEWGTANFQKGTLEKIVDPLMSGQINPNSLRKFGETAEKCLKEDDQERPSMADVLWDLQYALQLQGSPVPRQLHEDSTTNGSSMLGFSEVQRLPSFSMSFTEDDSLIRKENEHESLNN from the coding sequence ATGACGAGGTCCATGGAAGACCTCTACATCCGCCACCACACTACCTCCACTTTCCTCCTCAGCCTCTCTtcctccttcttcctcctcctcctcctcctcctgccgTCTCTTCCTTCCATCTACTCCGAAACTGCTTACACCCTCCCCACGGCCTACTTCATCAACTGCGGCTCCACCCACAGCGTCAACGTCTCAGCGAGGCTGTTCGTCGGGGACTCCGAGGCCTCCCCCTCATCCTTCATGTACCAGGACAGCTCCCACGATGCCTCcaactcctcctcctccgtcgACCTTTACCGAACTGCGAGGATCTTCAAGGCACCAAGCTCGTCCTACAGATTCAAGGTCAATAGCCCAGGCTCCCCGCACTTCCTTCGCCTCCACTTCTACTCCTTTGTGTCCGCTGGGGGTCGGCTCGACCTCTCCGGCGCCATCTTTAACGTGTCCGTACAAGGCCTCACGCTCTTACCCAATTTTAGTAACCCGGCAGGTAGTGCTAACAGCAGCACTGCGACGGCGACGGTGAGGGAGTTCCTGCTGACCGTTAATGGAGATGTTTTCGCCGTCTATTTCACCCCGATCGGGTCGTCGTCTTTCGCGTTCGTGAACGCCCTTGAATTCTTCCCTGTCCCCGAGGGGCTCGTCCCCGTTTCCATCCCGACATCGAGTGTCGGCTCTAATGGTGACTTCATGGAGCATCGGCGGGAGGTTCTTGCCACTAGGTACAGGTTGAATGTCGGCGGTCCCGCGGTAGAACCCGGCTCCGACACCCTCTGGAGGCAGTGGGGTAACGACTCTGGTTTCCTCCAGAACCCGGAAGCTTCGCAGACAAAGACTTACCCAGATGACCTCGATTACCAATATGACCTCACCGGCGTCGATATCTACACAGCCCCACGGATCGTGTACCAGACCGTGAGGTATTTAAATGCTACCGACGGAGTCTATTCCAATGTCACATGGCGGTTCCGCGTTAGCCCGAATTCCAGCCATGTGGTCCGGTTCCATTTCTGCGATATACTCGGCATAGGAGATAACACTGTGTGGTTTAAACTATCTGTAAATGATAATTTCACCATGGGAATTCAGGATAAGGACGACTATGTTCGTTTGAAGGTCCCTTTCAATCAAAGCTCGGTGGTTAAGTCAGGTGTGGATGGATTAATCAAGGTCTCGATTAGGAACAATTCGGGTAGCAGCCAGTCGAGTTCATTGCCGTTAGCTTACCTCAACGGCCTTGAGATGATGGAGATGATTGGGTATTGGGATGGGAAATCCACGGCCACTATGCCCAAAAAAAGCCATACCCGCCTCATACTCGGGGTAGCTTTTGGGAGCTTCGGGCTGCTCCTTGTACTGGTTCTCGTCGGAGTTCTTGCTCTGAAGGGTAGAAGGCAAAAGCCGACCGATACGGTCTCAGTTTGGTCTCCACTCCCTGCTTTTGCTGGATTTGGCAGCTCTCATGGCAATAAATCTAGTGATCCGAGCATCTCTAGCAACTCCCCCGTCCTGAACTTGCACCTAGGCCTGAAGATCTCTTTGTCGGAGATCCTTTTCGCAACTAACAACTTCGATAGTAAGTTGATGATCGGCCGGGGTGGGTTTGGGAACGTCTATAGGGCGACCCTGAGGAATGGGACCCAAGTGGCCGTGAAGAGGAGTGAGCCTGGGTCGAGCCAGGGCCTGATGGAATTCCAGAGGGAGATCATCGTCCTGTCCAAGATCCGCCATCGCCACCTCGTGTCCCTGATCGGATATTGTGCCGAGAAGTCGGAGATGATTCTGGTCTATGAGTTCATGGAGAAGGGCACGTTAAGGGAACACTTGTACAATACGGACCTCCctgtccaaaaaaataaggaCCTCCCAGTCCTGCCCTGGAAGCAGAGGCTGGAGATCTGTATCGGGGCGGCGCAAGGGCTGCAATACCTCCACGAGGGGGCAGCTAACGGAATAATTCATCGTGATGTCAAGTCCACCAACATATTGCTTGATGGCAATTACGTGGCGAAGGTGGCCGATTTTGGGCTGTCGAAGCTCAGTTCGTCCCTCCTGGATCAGTCTCAGATGAGCACGGGCTTGAAGGGAACATTCGGGTACCTGGACCCAGAGTATTTGAAGACCCAGCAGATGACCGAAAAATCCGATGTCTATGCTTTTGGGGTGGTCCTCCTCGAGGTCCTATGCGCGAGGCCTCCAATTGATAACATGCTCCCAAGGGAGCAAATGAACTTGGCGGAGTGGGGAACTGCAAATTTCCAGAAGGGAACGCTCGAGAAGATCGTCGATCCATTGATGTCAGGGCAGATCAATCCCAATTCTCTGAGGAAGTTCGGGGAGACCGCTGAGAAGTGCCTTAAAGAGGACGATCAGGAGAGGCCGAGCATGGCAGATGTCCTATGGGACCTGCAGTATGCTTTGCAACTTCAAGGCAGTCCAGTCCCGAGACAACTGCACGAGGACAGCACGACTAATGGCTCATCCATGTTAGGTTTCTCCGAAGTTCAGAGGCTCCCCTCGTTCAGCATGTCGTTCACTGAAGATGATTCGTTGATCAGGAAGGAGAACGAGCACGAATCCTTGAATAACTAG